One genomic window of Arachis stenosperma cultivar V10309 chromosome 10, arast.V10309.gnm1.PFL2, whole genome shotgun sequence includes the following:
- the LOC130956975 gene encoding uncharacterized protein LOC130956975: MAYKTPLGMSPFRIVYGKACHLPVEIEHRAYWVVKQCNMDFTKAGVARKLQLEELECLRNEAKENARIYKEKAKAFHDHQIRKKDFQEGDEVLLYNSRLRFMPGKLRSTWEGPFKVKEIKPYGVVELFNSRSEATFKVNGHRVKKYHGYKSPKELEVFLLTDAPRGGEA; the protein is encoded by the coding sequence ATGGCCTACAAGACTCCATTAGGGATGAGCCCCTTCCGGATTGTCTATGGTAAGGCATGCCACCTTCCGGTGGAGATTGAGCATAGAGCCTATTGGGTGGTAAAGCAGTGTAACATGGATTTCACCAAGGCAGGTGTGGCCAGGAAATTACAGCTAGAGGAGCTCGAGTGTTTGAGGAACGAAGCAAAAGAGAATGCCCGGATCTACAAGGAAAAGGCTAAAGCATTTCATGACCATCAAATTCGGAAGAAGGATTTTCAAGAAGGTGATGAGGTTCTCCTCTACAACTCGAGGCTTAGATTTATGCCTGGCAAGCTCCGTTCTACATGGGAAGGACCCTTCAAGGTGAAGGAGATAAAGCCCTATGGGGTGGTGGAATTGTTTAACTCTAGAAGTGAAGCGACTTTCAAGGTGAATGGGCATAGAGTGAAGAAGTACCATGGCTACAAGTCTCCAAAGGAGCTAGAGGTGTTCCTCCTAACGGATGCACCTAGAGGAGGAGAAGCTTGA